Sequence from the bacterium genome:
GGCGGCCTGCTGCTGTTCCTGGTGCTGGCGCTGACGGTGGGCCAGTGGCTGGTGGACCGCTGGCTGCGGCGCACCCGCCGCAGCAGCGACACCCTGGGTGCGGCGGTGACCGTGGCGGTGGTCACGATGCTGGGCTTCGGGGTGGTGACCCAGGGCCTGGGGGTGGAGGCGGTGGTGGGGGCGTTCGTGGCCGGCGTGGTGCTGCACCGCTCCCGCTTCGTGGACGAGCGGCTGGAGCACTCGCTCGAGCGGCTGACGTCGTCGTTCTTTGCCCCGGTGTTCTTCGCCACCGCCGGCCTGCAGGTGAACCTGTTGCTGCTGGACGACCCGACGATCCTCACCTGGACTCTCGTGATCGTGGCGGTGGCGATCGCGGCCAAGTTCGCCGGCGCCTACGGCGGGGCCCGGGCAGCGGGGCGCAGCCATCGGGCCGGGATGGCGCTGGGGGCCGGGCTGAACGCCCGCGGAACCCTGGAGATCGTCATCGCCTCGGTGGGCCTCAGCCTGGGGGTCTTCAACACGGCCTCGTTCACCATCATCGTGCTGGTGCCGCTGGTGACGTCGCTCTTCGCCTCGGTGGCGCTGCGGATCGTGGTCTTCAACTGGCGCGGCGACGCGGCGGAGATCCGCCGGCTGGACCGGGAGAAGGCGCTGAGCCAGAACCTCGTGGTGCGCACGTCCCGCCTGTTGATCCCCTCCCGCGGCGGGCCGGCCTCCATCACCGCCGCCCAGCTCATGCACTACTCGTGGCCTCCCGAGGCCGAGGTGACGGTGTTCACCGCCGCCGACCGGCGGGCAACGTTCGACTTCGGGCCGATGGAGAACGTCCTGCACGGCCGGGAGGTGGACTTCCAGCGGGTGCGGGAGCGCGACGTGGCCGAGCGCATCGCCAGGGAGGCGGCGCTGGGCTACGGGGCGATCGGCATGGGCGTGGAGAGCAGCGAGGAGATCGGCCAGGTGATCTCGCCGCTCGTGGACGAGGTGCTGCGGGTGAGCCCCATCCCGGTCGTGGTGGTGCGCCGCGCCCGCAACCTGGACCGCCCGCTGCCGGGGGCCTACGCCAAGGCGCTGGTGCCGGCTTCGGGCGGCCCTGCCAGCCGGGCCGCGGCCGAGGTGGCGGCCCATCTGAGTTCCCAACTCGGCACGCAGATGGTGCTGGCCCACGTCGTGGGTTCCGCCGACGTGATGGGCGGCCTGCGACGCCTGCCCGGGATGGCGTCCGGCGTGATGTGGCCGGGCATCGGGCACGACGATGAGGAGACCGCCGAGGCGATCAGCGTGCTGGCCGCCGATGGACTTCCCGGGCCGCCGGCCGACCTTGACGACCCGGCCGGCGCCGAGCCTGACACCGGGACCGATGGCGGATGGGTGGAGAGCGAGGCGCCCGGCACGCCGTCAGAGAGCGACGCCGCCCCTGGCCTTATGGGGTCGCTGGCTATGCGGTCGCTGGCGGCGAGGGTGACGAAGCTGCTGCAGGCCCCGTTGGATCTGCTGCGGCCCCGGCGCCTGGCGATGCTGCGCTCACCGGCGCGGGCCACCGGGATCGGCGAGCAAGTCCTCGGCCAGGCGGCGCAGCTGGTCGAGGGGCTGGGGGTGCAGCCCGAACTAGTGGCCCGCCCCGGCACGTCGGTGGCTGTCGAGTTGCTGGATCTGGTACACGAGACGGAGGCCGACCTGGTAGTCATGGGCGCCAACCTCAGACGGCTCAGGGACCGTCCCTTCCTGGGTCACACCGTCGAGACGGTCCTGCGCCGCTGCGACGCCACCGTGGCGCTGGTGCTGGTGCCCTTCGACCTGTAGAGATCGGTCGAGATCAGTCGAGACCAGTAGCGGGCTGTCGCGCTGTATTCACTCGACGGCCCGGGCCTAAGGCTGTTCGACCTCCGGAGGTGGCAGCGGCTCGACCGGCCGTGGCGGTTCCTGGATCCTCGGTGGCGGTTCCCCCTCGGCGATGGTGGTCGGCGGCAGGCGAACCGGCCGGACGGGCTCGGTGTCGTCGTCCGAGCCGCAGGCACCGGCGAGCGCCACGACGAAGAACAGGACGGCGATGAGCCGCGATCGGCGCGATCTGGCGACATCCATGACCAATGGTCTCACCTCCTTGGCAGACGCCTCGCCGGCACGCCGTTTGCCGGGCCCGGCGTAGGGCACGCGCTGGCAGGCCCGAGGTCGAATTCTTCCGTGCGTGACACACTTGTCTCCCCGGACGATCTCCCGGTCGGTCGCCCGCGGTCGTGTCGAGTCCGCATGAGTCCGCATGAGTCAGCATGAGTCAGAATCATCGCAATTCCCTCCGGGCACTGAGATGAGAGCCCACAGAGCGCGCGCCGTCGGGTTGTTCGCGGCCTCGGGGCCCACTGGGCCGCTCAATGCCATCGTGGATGTGGGGGGCGTGGCGGTCGGCCACGTGACGCACATCGTCGGCGAGGGGCCGCTGGTGGTGGGCGAGGGTCCGGTGCGCACGGGGGTGACGGTGGTGGTGCCCCGGCCCGAGTCGGCGGCGCTGAACCCGGTGTTCGCAGGCATCGGCCGGCTGAACGGCAACGGTGAGATGACCGGCAGCCACTGGATCGAGGAGTCGGGCCTGCTGACGTCGCCGATCGCCCTGACGAGCACCCACTCGGTGGGGGTGGTGCGGGACGCCCTCGTGGAGGTTGAGCGGTCGCAGCGTGAGGGTTCGGACTGGTGGTCGCTGCCGGTGGTGGCCGAGACCTGGGACGGGCTGCTGAACGACATCAACGGCGCTCATGTCTCTGCCGATGACGTGTGGGCGGCTCTCGCTGCGGCGAGTTCGGGCCCGGTGCCGGAGGGCAACGTCGGCAGCGGGACCGGCATGATCTGCCACGGCTTCAAGGGCGGCATCGGCACGTCCTCGCGGGTCGTTGCCGGGTCTGTAGGCGACGCGGGTGGCGAGGCGGCCGGCGACGCGGGTGGCGAGGCGGCCGGCTACACGGTGGGTGTGCTGGTGCAGGCCAACCACGGCTCCCGTCGGCGCTTGGTGATCGACGGTTTCCCCGTCGGGCGGCATCTGGACGACAGCGTGATCCCCCTGCCGGGCGGCGACCTGCCCGAGGGCATGGGCTCGATCATCTCGGTGGTGGCCACCGACGCGCCGCTGCTGCCGCACCAGTGCCGCAGCCTGGCGGCCCGGACGGCAGTGGGCATCGGCCGGGCCGGCGGGGTGGGGGAGCACTGGTCGGGCGACCTGTCGATCGCCTTCGCAACCGGCCACAGCGACCTGGGCAGCGGCCGGCTCGGCGGTGGCCGGCAGGCGGGGAGTTCGGAGCAGGTGGTGAGCCCTCGGGGGCGAAGCCCGGATTCCGGAGGGGACGCGCCGGGACCTTGTGGGGACCTGCAAGAGCTCCCCGGCGCCTGGCCGCTGTTGGTCGACGCCGCCACTCTCGTGGCCCTCTACGAGGCCACCGTCGACGCCACCGAGGAGGCCATCGTCAACGCCCTGTTCGCGGCTGAGACCATGACCGGTCGGGACGGCATCACCGCCCACGCTCTGCCGATCGAACGGGTCTGGGAGCTGATGTCGACCGCCGGGCCGCCCTCGTGAGCGTCCCGGGGTTCGGATTCGGAGTGAAGCCCGGCGGGGTTGGCGCCGAGACCCCGGATCTCGGGGCGGTTGGCGTCGACCGCATCGGAGTCGGCGGCGGGTTGGCGGCCGGTCGGGCATCGAGGCGATGAGCGTTCCGGGCTTCGGGTTCGGTGTGACGCCGGGGCCACCGGACGGCGTAGCGGCCGAGATCCGGGAGGCCGAGGCGCTGGGGTACGACCGGATGGGCGTGTGGGACTCGCCGGCGCTGTTCCGGGATCCGTGGATGACCCTGGGAGCCGTGGCCCGGGAGACCAGCAGGATCCGTCTGGGTACCTGGGTGTCCAACCCGGTCAGCCGCCACCCCGTTGTGACCGCCTCGGCAATCGCCACCCTGGAGGACCTGGCACCCGGCCGAACCTACTTCGGGATCGGATCCGGCGGCACCGGCGTCTGGCACCTGGGACACCCCGCAGCCCGCCTGGACGACCTGAAGGAGTACGTCTCGACCGTGCGCGCGTTGCTTGCCGACGGCACGGCCACCTACCAGGGTTCGGAGTGCCGGCTGGAGTGGGGCCGGGGCACCTCGGTGCCGATCATCATGTCGGCGCACGGGTCGCGGGCGCTGCGCCTGGCCGGCGAGATCGCCGACGGGGTGATCTGCGGCCTGGGGGTCCTGCCCGAGGTGGTCTCGGGCTGCCTGGAACTGATATCCGAGGGCGCCGAGTCGGCCGGCAGGACGCTCGCCGACCTGGAGGTGTGGTTCACGTGCTTCTGGTTCGTGGATCCCGAACCGGGTGCGGCGCTGGCCGAGGGCGCCTGGGCGGCGACGGCGTTCGCCATGCACTTCTCCCAGGGCCGGGTGGAGGGCAAGTTCGTGCCCGAGCAGTACCGGGAGGGCATCGCCAAGCTGGGCGAGCAGTACGACCTGGTGACCCACGGTCGTGTGACCGACGAACTGAAGCGCCGTTACGTCGAGCGGGCCGATGCCCTGGGCATCGGCGACTACATCCGCAGCCGCTTCATGTTCTGCGGGACCCCCGGCGAGGTCGAGACCCAGATCCGGGTGGCGATGGCGGCGGGAGCCCGGAACTTCGACGGCGCCCTCGACGCCGACCTTCCCGAGCGCCGGCGCCGCATCGGCAACTGGGCCGAACTGGTGCGGCCCCGCTTCGGTCGGGGCCCCGATGCTTGATGCCGTCGTTGCCGCTGCCCTTGGCGGGCTCGGCCAGGCGTCCGGGGCGTAGGGTCGGGACCGATGCTTGACACGGTGATCCGGGGCGGCTGGGTGGTCACACCCCACAGCGAGGGCCACCTGGATATCGGCATCGCCGGCGAGCGGATCGCCTCCGTCGGGTCGCCGGGCCTGGTGCCGGTGCCCGAGGGCGCCGCTGTGATCGACGCCGCCGGCAAGGTCGTCACGCCCGGCGGCATCGAGTCGCACGCCCACATCCACGAGCCGATGTACCGGGGCTGGACCGGCGGAGCGGACGTCTGGCTGCAGCCTCCCGAGGGGGCCACCCGGGCCGCTGCGTTCGGGGGCACCACCACGGTGCTGTCGTTCGCCTTCCTGGACGTGCACGTCACCGACCGGGCCTACGACACCACCGAGGCGGTCGCCCAGCGGAGGGAGATCTTCACGGGTCGGTCGTTCGTGGACTTCGCCTTCCACCCGGTGATCACGGGTTCGGCCTCGGCGGAGACCTTGGCCAGCATCGCCACCACCATCGATCAGGGCACGCCGTCGTTCAAGGTGTTCACCACCGATGTGACGACGGGCCAGGCGGGCATCCGGATCGACCATGGGTCGGTACTGGCTGCCATGCGGATCGCCCAGGAGGCCGGCGGCATCGTCATGGTCCACGCCGAGGACGACGACCTCATCAAGTACAACGAGGCAAGACTCAAGAGTGAGGGCCGCAACCAACTCCAGAACATCCGCTGCGCCCACACGCCGTTCGGCGAGGCGCTGGCGTTCCGCCAGGTGGCGGCGTTGGCCGCCGAAGCCGGCGCGGCCGCTTATTTCGTGCACACCACCGCCGGGGAATCGGTCGGGGTGGTGGCCGGCGAGCGCCGCAGGGGCCGGCCGGTCTACGCCGAGACGCTGCACAACCTGCTGTGCTTCTCCGAGGAGGACTACCTGAAGCCCGACGGCGCCCGCTACCACATCGGGATGGGCCTGCCGTCGCCGGAGGACCGCGCGCAGCTCTGGGAGGGAGTGACCGGCGGCGACATCGCCACCGTCGCTACCGACGAGTACACGACCTCACTCGACGTCAAGCTGGGCGGTCACGACATCGAGACGGTGCCCGGCGGCCACGTCGGCATCGAGACCCGCGGCACGATCCTGCTGTCGGAGGGCCACAAGCGGGGACGGCTGTCGCTGCGCCGGTTCGTGGAGCTGTTCGCCACGAATCCCGCCCGGATCTTCGGCCTGTACCCCCGCAAGGGCGTGATCGAGCCGGGCGCGGACGCGGACCTGGCGATCTGGGACCTCGACGTCGAGCGCACGATCACGATGGCCGACCTTCATCACGACGGTGATTACAGCCCCTGGGAGGGCTGGGAGGTCTCAGCCTGGCCGGTGATGACTGTTCTGCGTGGCAAGCCGATCGTCTCCGGCGGCGAGCTCCGCGTCGGTGCCGACTACGGCCAGTGGCAGCCCCGGACCATCGACCCCGAGATCCTGGAGCACCCGGTCGTCACCTAGATCTCCACGGTTCCCCGGACGCAGGTGACCACCTCGCCGCCCACCCAGATCGTGCCTTCGGGATCCTGATCGATGTAGATCCGGCCGTCGCGGCCGAGGGCCGCGCCCTGGCTCGCGGTGTACGGCGCGGTGGCGTGGCCGGCTGCGGTCAGCCACTGGCCGAGTGATGTGTTGAGGCTGCCGGTCACGGGGTCCTCGGCAAGCGCCCCACGCAGCGGGAAGAAGGCCCGTACCTCGAAGTCGCAGTCGCCGGCGGGGTCGGCTGAGTCTGGTGCTGGCTCCGGCAGGTGCGGTCCGACGACGCTGATGAACAGGCCTCGGGGATTGGCCGCCGCAGAGGTGTCAGGGCGAAGATCCAGCACGTCGGCGGCGGACCTCAGCAGCACCGCCATCCAGGGTGGTCCGTTGTCGACCCAGTTCGAGTCCACGACCGGCGTGTCGGGCGAATAGCGATGGTTACCGCGGCGGACGGTCCGGTGCCGGTCGGTAGCGTCGTAGCCATGAAGCCAAAGCGGATCTGGCGACGGCTCGCTCTGCTCGTGGGCGCGCTCGTGGCCGTGCTTGCGACCTCGTGTGACTACCAGACGTTCCGGCTGGCGTTCGGCGACGTCGAGTACAACCTCAGCGGACTCATCGACGAGCGGGTGCGCCTCGACGAGAGCGGCTATACCCCCGACGCGGCGGCCATGATCGACTCGGCCTTCATCACCGGGGCCGCCGGCGATCTGAATGGCGACGGTCTGCTCGACGGGGTGGCGGTTCTGACCACGACCACCGGCGGCACGGGGTTCTTCTACACCGTCCACGCCATCCTCGCCGACGGCGACGGCGGGTCCCGCGACGTGGGCAGCGTGTTCATCGGCGACCGCGTCACCGTGACGGGCGTGGAGTTGAGCGGTCCCAGGATCGAGGTGTCGAGACTCGTCCGGGCCGATGACGAGCCGTTCGTCGCCAAGCCCACCATTCCCTCCCCGGTGCATCTGATACTCGAGGACGGAGAGTTGCTGGTCGTGACGCCGACCGAGTGACGCCGGG
This genomic interval carries:
- a CDS encoding cation:proton antiporter; translated protein: MFAAASDLAHAEYDLLVFWVQLLALVVGARTLGWVMVQLGLPRVIGELGAGVILGPSLFGHYFPEQFEWFLPAGAEQAAALLTVSWIGVALLLVLAGFETDLGLITKLGRPAVLVAVGSMLVPAGAGSIVGWLIPGEFLGPDATRSTFLLFVALAVSVSALAVVAKILSDLGLMRRDFGQITVAVGMANDVVGWVLLGVLTSVVAAGGVSATDILISVGGLLLFLVLALTVGQWLVDRWLRRTRRSSDTLGAAVTVAVVTMLGFGVVTQGLGVEAVVGAFVAGVVLHRSRFVDERLEHSLERLTSSFFAPVFFATAGLQVNLLLLDDPTILTWTLVIVAVAIAAKFAGAYGGARAAGRSHRAGMALGAGLNARGTLEIVIASVGLSLGVFNTASFTIIVLVPLVTSLFASVALRIVVFNWRGDAAEIRRLDREKALSQNLVVRTSRLLIPSRGGPASITAAQLMHYSWPPEAEVTVFTAADRRATFDFGPMENVLHGREVDFQRVRERDVAERIAREAALGYGAIGMGVESSEEIGQVISPLVDEVLRVSPIPVVVVRRARNLDRPLPGAYAKALVPASGGPASRAAAEVAAHLSSQLGTQMVLAHVVGSADVMGGLRRLPGMASGVMWPGIGHDDEETAEAISVLAADGLPGPPADLDDPAGAEPDTGTDGGWVESEAPGTPSESDAAPGLMGSLAMRSLAARVTKLLQAPLDLLRPRRLAMLRSPARATGIGEQVLGQAAQLVEGLGVQPELVARPGTSVAVELLDLVHETEADLVVMGANLRRLRDRPFLGHTVETVLRRCDATVALVLVPFDL
- a CDS encoding P1 family peptidase, with product MRAHRARAVGLFAASGPTGPLNAIVDVGGVAVGHVTHIVGEGPLVVGEGPVRTGVTVVVPRPESAALNPVFAGIGRLNGNGEMTGSHWIEESGLLTSPIALTSTHSVGVVRDALVEVERSQREGSDWWSLPVVAETWDGLLNDINGAHVSADDVWAALAAASSGPVPEGNVGSGTGMICHGFKGGIGTSSRVVAGSVGDAGGEAAGDAGGEAAGYTVGVLVQANHGSRRRLVIDGFPVGRHLDDSVIPLPGGDLPEGMGSIISVVATDAPLLPHQCRSLAARTAVGIGRAGGVGEHWSGDLSIAFATGHSDLGSGRLGGGRQAGSSEQVVSPRGRSPDSGGDAPGPCGDLQELPGAWPLLVDAATLVALYEATVDATEEAIVNALFAAETMTGRDGITAHALPIERVWELMSTAGPPS
- a CDS encoding LLM class flavin-dependent oxidoreductase, which produces MSVPGFGFGVTPGPPDGVAAEIREAEALGYDRMGVWDSPALFRDPWMTLGAVARETSRIRLGTWVSNPVSRHPVVTASAIATLEDLAPGRTYFGIGSGGTGVWHLGHPAARLDDLKEYVSTVRALLADGTATYQGSECRLEWGRGTSVPIIMSAHGSRALRLAGEIADGVICGLGVLPEVVSGCLELISEGAESAGRTLADLEVWFTCFWFVDPEPGAALAEGAWAATAFAMHFSQGRVEGKFVPEQYREGIAKLGEQYDLVTHGRVTDELKRRYVERADALGIGDYIRSRFMFCGTPGEVETQIRVAMAAGARNFDGALDADLPERRRRIGNWAELVRPRFGRGPDA
- a CDS encoding amidohydrolase family protein produces the protein MLDTVIRGGWVVTPHSEGHLDIGIAGERIASVGSPGLVPVPEGAAVIDAAGKVVTPGGIESHAHIHEPMYRGWTGGADVWLQPPEGATRAAAFGGTTTVLSFAFLDVHVTDRAYDTTEAVAQRREIFTGRSFVDFAFHPVITGSASAETLASIATTIDQGTPSFKVFTTDVTTGQAGIRIDHGSVLAAMRIAQEAGGIVMVHAEDDDLIKYNEARLKSEGRNQLQNIRCAHTPFGEALAFRQVAALAAEAGAAAYFVHTTAGESVGVVAGERRRGRPVYAETLHNLLCFSEEDYLKPDGARYHIGMGLPSPEDRAQLWEGVTGGDIATVATDEYTTSLDVKLGGHDIETVPGGHVGIETRGTILLSEGHKRGRLSLRRFVELFATNPARIFGLYPRKGVIEPGADADLAIWDLDVERTITMADLHHDGDYSPWEGWEVSAWPVMTVLRGKPIVSGGELRVGADYGQWQPRTIDPEILEHPVVT
- a CDS encoding PhzF family phenazine biosynthesis protein, encoding MVVTRGRKHGHERAHEQSEPSPDPLWLHGYDATDRHRTVRRGNHRYSPDTPVVDSNWVDNGPPWMAVLLRSAADVLDLRPDTSAAANPRGLFISVVGPHLPEPAPDSADPAGDCDFEVRAFFPLRGALAEDPVTGSLNTSLGQWLTAAGHATAPYTASQGAALGRDGRIYIDQDPEGTIWVGGEVVTCVRGTVEI